Proteins found in one Mytilus edulis chromosome 2, xbMytEdul2.2, whole genome shotgun sequence genomic segment:
- the LOC139511047 gene encoding uncharacterized protein codes for MQRSKNGQPISDNFKALLRGIDQMIPACLQEKISRHVNWQRYFLERLNFKLTARIINAMRTEDEKRKMAKQVVKRIQKVRENIKSVQSKLKSVAKEQCQKSSELLNLYLHQPEIRNNMFSWTDDVLPEKDDIETIEKEVMRFVEECIARQIQTWLKQSNNGGLSEFMAKQFKKECAIIETDCTEIDDIILGRSLSTCELGISTPRRQSDRDTLSSTNISTAQKVAILATFPIWMPLSLVVGLFAVPIGIGYYTVGKITDKRSVKEYRQNKQVYVKNIADKMLEEITIQFLKEKVFRQFLNEMNNQIDQFCDSTVPRRIAAGEILIKGIKKDIRQPVEIRKQCILVESDLKSAYGRVLFIDIEYFDKFKLSQSDVRRKDLSSELEVFVNGEWKDTVVKQMKWSYSNESDCSVLSEIQILR; via the exons ATGCAACGATCTAAGAATGGCCAACCGATTTCCGATAACTTCAAAGCTCTACTTCGTGGAATAGATCAAATGATACCTGCATGTCTCCAGGAAAAAATATCTCGACACGTTAA TTGGCAGAGGTATTTTCTAGAAAGACTTAACTTCAAACTTACAGCTCGGATAATTAATGCTATGCGAACTGAAGATGAAAAACGAAAGATGGCTAAGCAAGTCGTGAAAAGGATACAGAAAGTGAGAGAAAACATCAAATCT GTTCAGTCGAAACTGAAAAGTGTAGCAAAGGAACAATGTCAGAAAAGTTCAGAGCTGCTTAATTTATACTTACATCAACCGGAAATACGGAATAATATGTTTTCATGGACGGACGATGTTCTGCCGGAAAAAGACGACATTGAAACGATTGAAAAGGAAGTTATGCGTTTTGTGGAGGAATGTATAGCTAGACAAATACAAACATGGCTTAAACAATCTAACAATGGTGGACTTTCTGAATTTATGGCAAAACAGTTTAAGAAGGAATGCGCTATAATTGAAACCGATTGTACTGAAATAGACGACATAATTCTCGGACGATCACTAAGTACTTGTGAACTAGGTATATCCACACCACGACGACAATCGGACAGGGATACATTAAGTTCTACAAATATTTCTACTGCACAAAAAGTCGCCATTCTTGCAACCTTTCCAATATGGATGCCTTTGTCTCTAGTCGTTGGGTTGTTTGCTGTACCGATTGGTATTGGATACTATACAGTTGGTAAGATAACTGACAAACGAAGCGTAAAAGAATACAGGCAAAATAAACAAGTATACGTTAAAAATATTGCAGACAAAATGCTGGAGGAAATTACCATacaatttttgaaagaaaaggtCTTTagacaatttttaaatgaaatgaataacCAAATAGATCAATTCTGTGACTCTACTGTTCCGAGAAGAATTGCAGCTGGAGAAATACTGATCAAAGGAATAAAAAAAGACATACGGCAACCTGTAGAAATAAGGAAACAATGCATTTTAGTGGAAAGCGACTTAAAATCAGCTTATGGCCgtgttttatttattgatatcgaatATTTTGATAAGTTTAAGTTAAGTCAATCAGACGTACGAAGGAAAGACCTTTCCAGTGAGTTAGAAGTGTTTGTAAATGGAGAATGGAAAGATACAGttgtaaaacaaatgaaatggtCATACAGTAATGAATCAGACTGTTCAGTATTGAGTGAAATCCAAATATTGAGGTGA